In Phycisphaeraceae bacterium, the sequence GTAAAGTTCAAGGTCGGACGCCTGATGAAACAGACGCTCATCAGCGACAATCCCGTCGCAGCGGTCAACCTCGCCGCCGCAGCGCGTAACCAAGACGACGAGTAACCTGTCCATCGCAGCCAGTATGCGAGTTATTTATCCGGCTGCTTCATGCCGAAATCGGAGCGGTAATGAGTTGTCGCTAAACTCATTTCATGCCTTATTGGCTTGATGAAATCCGTGCCGACCTCAAACAGCTCGAACGTGACAACCTTCTACGCACATTGAAGGTCGTCGAGGTGAACGGCCGAACCATTCGCCGCAATGGACGGGAACTTATCAATCTGGCCGGTAACGATTATCTTGGCCTGTCATCCCATCCGCGTGTTCGTGATGCAGTAATCGATGCCGTGCGGCTTTACGGAACCGGAGCTGGAGCAAGCCGGCTGGTCAGCGGTCATTTACCCATTCATGCTCAAATGGAAACGAAGTTTGCCGCATTCAAGCATGCGGAAGCGGCACTGATCCTGCCCAGCGGCTATACCGCCAATCTTGCCGCTGTCACTGCGCTTGCTCAGCCTGGGGATCTGATCTGTGTGGACAAGCTCAATCACGCAAGCCTGATCGATGCGGCACGTGCCAGCGGCGCGGAAGTACGGGTATTTCCGCATCTGCGCTACGACAAGCTCGAACGATTGCTCCAGCGCGGCCCGCGTACCAGAACACTCTTGCCCACGGAAATAAACCCCTCGAAAACAACCTTTTCGACGTCATCCTCCTCGGGAGAAGTCGCCTCGGACGAATTATTGACGGCTGCCACCGAACGAACTCCCCGCACTTTCATCCTTACCGATTCAGTTTTTTCCATGGATGGCAACACCGCTCAACTTCCAGAACTCTGTGATCTGGCTGAAAAATACAGCTCCATCCTGATGGTGGATGAAGCTCACGGCACCGGCGTGCTCGGTGAAACCGGTGGCGGCTTGTGCGAACTTCAGGGTATTACCTCGCGCGTCGATGTCGTTATCAGCACTGCGAGCAAGGCACTGGGGGGGCTCGGAGGCATCGTCACCGCCCGACGTGAGGTAATTGCAACACTGGTCAATCGCGCTCGCTCTTTTATCTTCAGCACTGGCGTCCCACCCGCACAGGTTGCCGCCATCGGTGCCGCGCTCGATGTGCTGCGCGATGAACCATGGCGCATACGGAAAATCAGGGAATTGGCTGTTTACCTCCGCAGCCGGCTGCACAATCTGGGCTGGGGGATCCCCTCTCCATCATCAGACCCTTTGACCCCTGCGACTCCCATTATCCCACTGATCGTCGGCACACCCGCCAATGCGCTGGCGCTGTCTGCGCAATTGGAAGACAACGGCTTTTTCGCGCCGGCAATCCGCCCCCCCTCCGTGGCACCCGGAGCATCCCGCGTCCGCCTATCGTTGCGAGCGGATCTGGAGCCGGATGACATCGATCGCTTGTGCGGATTGTTGAAACGTTGACAGGCATTTACGCAATTTTGCCTCTATCAAAAGTGTTTATCACGGCTGCATGAGTGTGCTACACTCCGCACCCCACTACTGAGAGAGATTTCATGATTAATCGATTCCACGCTGTTGGTCCGGGCACAAAGGTCCCTTCCATCGTTCATGCGATCGTCGAGATTCCCAAAGGACGACGAAGTAAATTCGAGGTCGATAAAGAAACCGGACTCATCCGTCTTGACCGCTATCTTTATTCGTCGCTCATGTATCCGGGCGATTATGGATTCATTCCCGGCACGCTTGCTGAGGACGGCGACCCGCTCGATATCCTCGTCATGGTCAACGAGCCGACATTCAGTGGCTGCCTGATCGAAGCAAGACCCATCGGCTTGTTCAAAATGACTGACCGTGGCGCCAATGACTACAAAGTACTCGCGGTCCCCAGTTCGGACCCGATCTTCGCGGAATACAATGATCTCTGGCGCGTTCCGCCTCACTTCCTTCGTGAGGTTGAACACTTTTTCGGAACTTATAAGGAACTCGAAGGTAAAGCCGGCGAAGACGTTGTACAGACGCTCGGTTGGGAGCCCGCGGATAAAGCTCGTGGCGAGGTGCTTTCCTGCGTCAAGCGATTTTCGCAGAAACACACGAGTCCTTCCCGTTCCAAGCCGCGAAAAGCCAGCAAAAAGAAGTAGTGTTGATCGCTGATTCACTCCGCACATTGCCGCGGATTCAATCCGATCCACGGAAGAAAGAGATGAGGAGGCATCCATTGCTTTCCGCGTGCTGCCGTTCTTGCCATACTCTGGTAATCTTTCTACGTGCGCCCGATCATCAGTGAGAAGCCCTACCGCTTCGTTCCGCCGTGCGATAGTAGGTTCTGGCCCGCAGTTGTGGGGCTATACCTGCCGCGCTATCTGCGCACGCGCCATGGGGTAACGCGCGTCGAATGTCGTGGCGTGGAAAAATTGCGGAGTTCCATCGACGCAGGTCATGGAGTACTTCTTGCACCTAATCACTGCCGCCCGCCCGATCCGTTTGTTCTGGGCATTCTGTCGCGTCGAGTCGGCCACTCGTTCCACACAATGGCGAGCTGGCACCTTTTTATGAACGGCAGAATGCAGGCTTTTCTCTGCAACCGTGCCGGTGCTTTCAGCGTTTATCGTGAGGGGCTTGACAAGGCAGCCATCGATGCGGCCATAGACATCCTCGCCGAGGCAAAGCGACCGCTGATTATTTTTCCCGAAGGCAATATCTCTCGTTCCAACGACGCGCTGCTCTCGTTGATGGAGGGTACCGGTCTGATCGCACGTACAGCCGCCAAACGCAGAGCGAAAGATCAACCTGATCGTAAGGTCGTCATTCATCCTGTCGCGTTGCGCTATTTGTTCAAGGGTAATATCCGCACTGCGCTGGAGCCGATCATCCGGCAGATCGAAGCACGTCTCTCCTGGCGGCCTCAGAGCCAGCTTGGACTTGTCGAACGTGTCGTCAAAGTCGGCCACGCGCTTCTGGGACTCAAAGAAATCGAATACCTCGGTTCGCCGCAGGGCGGGACGACAGCCGAGCGGCTTGATCGGCTGATCAACTACGTTCTGGAGCCGATCGAGGCTGAGTGGCTTAACGGCCAGCGTGAGCCGCATGTCTCCGCACGAGTAAAACGACTACGGATGGCGATTCTGCCTGACATCGTCAAGGGGGAGATCAACGATGCCGAACGCGACCGCCGTTGGAAACAACTGTCTGACCTCTATCTGGCGCAGCAGTTAGCGTGCTACCCGCCGGATTACGTACGGTCCAAGCCCACCGTGGAACGGTTGCTTGAAACCGTCGAGCGTTTTGAGGAAGACCTCACCGATGTGGCGCATATCCACTCGCCAATCGAAGTGATCGTGGAAGTCGGCGACGCGATCGAATCAGGCACGACGCGCGATCGTGGCACGGGTGGCGATCCGCTAATGCATAAGATCGAGGAATCGCTGCGGGTGATGCTGTCACGGCTTTCGGAGTCATGCACACCGTTTACGTGAACTATTTTTCACTGGTTGCAGCTGTCAGAGTAATGACAAACTTGTATCAGATCGGAACCCCCGGTGCGAGTATATCCACCACCCACATCGCCAATGTTACGCTGACTGCGGAAGCAACCGTGGTCCAGAACACGCAATCAGCTGCGGTGTCGGCATCACCTTCAAGCTCAATAGTCAGCAGCAGCGTATTGATCGCCGTCGGAGCGGCGCAGCCGATGATGATCTGCTTCCCCGGCCAGGGCCACAGTCCCAGCCACCACACTCCCAGACCAGTGACCAATGGAAACAATATCAGCTTCACGAGCATCACAACGGAGACCAACCTCCAGCTTGGCCAGCGGGCGCGTGTCGCCAGTTGCGCACCAAGTGTGATAAGCCCGATGGGGACGACCGCAGTTCCCAGCGGGACAATGCTCTGTGTGAACCATGTCGGTAATTCGAAGCCGGGATTCCGAAACCGAATCTCACGCAGGACGAACGCTGCGACGATCACGTAAAGCATCGGCAGCTTGAAGTAGCCGAATCCGCCCCGCCACCCCTCGCCGTTGCCCAAAGACAGAATCAGGTAGCCGAGGTACCAGATGGCGATGTTGCTCGCCAGCACGATCAGTGCCTGGGCAGCAACACCCTTTGATCCATAATGCAAAGAAGCGACGGGAATGCCGAAGTTACCAGCGTTGAATACAACACTGCCGAGAATCACGGTGGCCATCGTGCCCGGTGGAATTTTGCGCCATCGCAAGGCAGCGAACAGAGGCAGAGCGATGCCTGCTGTGGGAATGACGACCGCGAAAAGTATTCCGCCGATCTGACGCCAACTGAGCAGGCTTTCATAGACGTTAATAAATAAAAAGCACGGGATGAGCAGATAAATATTCAACCGCGAAAGTGTGGGCATGTGCAGCGGTGAAATTCGCTGAAGCAGTGCCCCGAAACCGATCATGATCAGAATGGGAAGAATGACACCGGAAAAAATCTCTGCGAGCTGATGGATCGGTCCAGGCATCGGTCGAAAGTGTAACGAAAGGTGGACGTTGAGCGGAGCGGTGCTAGGTGACTAGCATTGAGCTGGCTGGACGTTGTTGCTTAATCTGCGTACAACAGGCCTGCCCGGTTTACCCCATCACCCTATCCATCCGATATAGGTGATACATTCGTTACTCCACATACAGCGTACTCCCATGAAGCACTACGATCTGGCGGTCATCGGTACCGGCCCGGCAGGACAGAAGGCAGCGATCCAGGCAGCCAAGCTCGGTAAGTCCGTCTGCATCATCGAAAAAAATGATGTTGTCGGCGGTGTCGCGGTCAACACGGGTACGATCCCTTCCAAAGCCTTGCGCGAGGCGGCACTCCATCTGACCGGTGCCAGTCAGCGTGGTCTGTTCGGACAGAGCTACCGCGTCAAACGAAAAATTACCATTGCTGATCTCATCGGCGTCAGTCAGCGGGTCATCCGACATGAGTGGGATGTCATCCTTGATGCGTTTGATCGCAACGGAATCGATCTCGTTTGGGGTGCTGCCCATTTCGAGGGGCCGAATCTGCTGCAGATCGTCCGGGCTGAAGAAACCGAGATGGTCACCGCGGAAAAGTTTCTGATCGCAATCGGAACCCGCCCTGCTCGACCCGAAGATGTGCCCTTTGACGATGAAACCGTTTTCACCTCCGATGAAATACTCAAGCTCAACCACTTGCCCAAGAGCATGATCGTCGTCGGTGGCGGCGTCATCGGCACCGAGTACGCCTGCATCATGGCGACGCTGGGTATCCAGGTCACCATGCTCGAAGGCCGAAACCATGTGCTCGGCTTCCTT encodes:
- a CDS encoding 1-acyl-sn-glycerol-3-phosphate acyltransferase → MRPIISEKPYRFVPPCDSRFWPAVVGLYLPRYLRTRHGVTRVECRGVEKLRSSIDAGHGVLLAPNHCRPPDPFVLGILSRRVGHSFHTMASWHLFMNGRMQAFLCNRAGAFSVYREGLDKAAIDAAIDILAEAKRPLIIFPEGNISRSNDALLSLMEGTGLIARTAAKRRAKDQPDRKVVIHPVALRYLFKGNIRTALEPIIRQIEARLSWRPQSQLGLVERVVKVGHALLGLKEIEYLGSPQGGTTAERLDRLINYVLEPIEAEWLNGQREPHVSARVKRLRMAILPDIVKGEINDAERDRRWKQLSDLYLAQQLACYPPDYVRSKPTVERLLETVERFEEDLTDVAHIHSPIEVIVEVGDAIESGTTRDRGTGGDPLMHKIEESLRVMLSRLSESCTPFT
- a CDS encoding 8-amino-7-oxononanoate synthase; translation: MPYWLDEIRADLKQLERDNLLRTLKVVEVNGRTIRRNGRELINLAGNDYLGLSSHPRVRDAVIDAVRLYGTGAGASRLVSGHLPIHAQMETKFAAFKHAEAALILPSGYTANLAAVTALAQPGDLICVDKLNHASLIDAARASGAEVRVFPHLRYDKLERLLQRGPRTRTLLPTEINPSKTTFSTSSSSGEVASDELLTAATERTPRTFILTDSVFSMDGNTAQLPELCDLAEKYSSILMVDEAHGTGVLGETGGGLCELQGITSRVDVVISTASKALGGLGGIVTARREVIATLVNRARSFIFSTGVPPAQVAAIGAALDVLRDEPWRIRKIRELAVYLRSRLHNLGWGIPSPSSDPLTPATPIIPLIVGTPANALALSAQLEDNGFFAPAIRPPSVAPGASRVRLSLRADLEPDDIDRLCGLLKR
- a CDS encoding AEC family transporter yields the protein MPGPIHQLAEIFSGVILPILIMIGFGALLQRISPLHMPTLSRLNIYLLIPCFLFINVYESLLSWRQIGGILFAVVIPTAGIALPLFAALRWRKIPPGTMATVILGSVVFNAGNFGIPVASLHYGSKGVAAQALIVLASNIAIWYLGYLILSLGNGEGWRGGFGYFKLPMLYVIVAAFVLREIRFRNPGFELPTWFTQSIVPLGTAVVPIGLITLGAQLATRARWPSWRLVSVVMLVKLILFPLVTGLGVWWLGLWPWPGKQIIIGCAAPTAINTLLLTIELEGDADTAADCVFWTTVASAVSVTLAMWVVDILAPGVPI
- a CDS encoding inorganic diphosphatase, producing MINRFHAVGPGTKVPSIVHAIVEIPKGRRSKFEVDKETGLIRLDRYLYSSLMYPGDYGFIPGTLAEDGDPLDILVMVNEPTFSGCLIEARPIGLFKMTDRGANDYKVLAVPSSDPIFAEYNDLWRVPPHFLREVEHFFGTYKELEGKAGEDVVQTLGWEPADKARGEVLSCVKRFSQKHTSPSRSKPRKASKKK